ACAGGGAAAAGATATTTTGAAATGGGTCTTTAAAAAAGAAGCGAGGGTTCTACTTTATGGTTTTTGTGGTTCTTCTGGCGCTTTTACTGGCATTGGTCTTTGATTACATCAATGGATTTCACGATGCTGCCAACTCTATAGCTACTGTAGTTTCAACGCGTGTCCTATCCCCCAAACAGGCCGTTGTTTGGGCGGCATTTTTTAATTTTGTGGCCGCTTTTGGCTTTGGGGTTCATGTAGCTAACACCATTGGAAAAGGGATTATTACCCCCGGGATTGTAACAGAGTACGTTATTTTAGCCGGGCTTATAGGAGCCATTACGTGGAATTTACTAACCTGGTATTATGGAATACCCAGCAGTTCTTCCCACGCTTTAATCGGAGGATTTATAGGAGCAGCCATAATCAAAGGCGGACCAGGAGTCCTTATCTGGAGCGGGTTATCTAAAATCCTCCTTTTTATTGTGCTATCCCCCCTTATCGGTATGATCTTAGGGTTTAGTTTCATGGTTGCTACTTACTGGATTTTTCGAAACTTTTCACCCTGGATGGTTGATACCTATTTTCGTAAATTGCAACTGGTTTCGGCGGGGTTGTATAGTTTAGGTCATGGAACCAATGATGCCCAGAAGACCATGGGGATTATTTCCATTCTGCTATTCAGCGCCGGATGGTTGGGGGATACTTTCTATGTACCTTTCTGGGTGGTTCTTCTCAGCCATGCAGCCATTGCTTTGGGGACCTTAGCCGGTGGATGGCGAATTGTTCGAACCATGGGAACCAAAATAACCAAATTAAGACCGGTGGGGGGATTTTGTGCAGAAACTGCAGGGGCCATAACCCTCATAGGAGCCGCTACGGCAGGTATTCCCATCAGCACGACCCATACTATAACTGGTGCCATTATCGGTGTAGGAGCCACCACCCGTTTGTCGGCCGTTCGATGGGGAGTAGCCCGGGAA
This sequence is a window from Candidatus Limnocylindrales bacterium. Protein-coding genes within it:
- a CDS encoding inorganic phosphate transporter, which gives rise to MVFVVLLALLLALVFDYINGFHDAANSIATVVSTRVLSPKQAVVWAAFFNFVAAFGFGVHVANTIGKGIITPGIVTEYVILAGLIGAITWNLLTWYYGIPSSSSHALIGGFIGAAIIKGGPGVLIWSGLSKILLFIVLSPLIGMILGFSFMVATYWIFRNFSPWMVDTYFRKLQLVSAGLYSLGHGTNDAQKTMGIISILLFSAGWLGDTFYVPFWVVLLSHAAIALGTLAGGWRIVRTMGTKITKLRPVGGFCAETAGAITLIGAATAGIPISTTHTITGAIIGVGATTRLSAVRWGVAREIVWAWILTIPLSALIAGISYFLIEQIRSIF